TTCTTTTAGTACATTCCAGAGACAAAGATGCCTGGGAAAAGGCCCCGAAATGCGACGGCCATCCCGAGTGCCAAAAGGGAACGGAAAGCAATTACCCTCGACGTGAAATTAGAAGTGTTAAGACGGTTTGAAGTGGGTGAAAAGCTCAGCCAGGTCGCAAAGGCCTTAGGCCTTGCTGTCTCTACAGTGGCGACAATCCgagataacaaagaaaaaatcaaagcGAGTTCACAAATAGCTACTCCGTTGAGAGCCTCCCGGTTGACTCGCCACCGAAGTGCAGTCATGGAGACCATGGAGCGATTGTTGCGTGTGTGGCTTGAAGACCAGAGCCAGCGAAACGTGCCCCTGAGCGTCGCCGTTATTCAGGAGAAGGCTAAGAGTTTGTTTGATGACTTACAGCGTGAACAAGGGGAAAGCTCGCAAACAGCAAAGTTTAGTGCAAGTAAAGGGTGGTTTGTGAGATTCAAGGAACGCCACTGTTTGCCCCACTTCAAGATGAACAGCACGGCTCCTGGCAAGGAGGATGTATATCCAGAAGTCCTGAAAAGCATCATCCAAGAAGGTGAGTACACCCCCCAGCAAGTTTTTAATGTAGATGAGACAGGGCTTTATTGGAAAAGAATGCCTGAAAGAACGTTTATTTCGGTAGAAGAGAAAGCTGAGCCCGGGTTTAAATCATCCAAAGATCGCTTGATGCTGCTTCTTGGCGGCAATGCAGCTGgggactttaagttgaagccctTATTGGTGTACCACTCAGAAAACCCCAAGGCTCTGGAGGGGTACTCCAAGCCCAATTTGCCTGTGATTTGGCGCTCAAATAAAAAGGCTTGGGCAACCAGGAGCATCTTTCATGAGTGGTTCACATACTTTTTTTGTCCTGCCATTGAAAAATACTGTGCCCAAAATAATCTCACCAACAAAGCACTGCTCATCTTAGACAACGCACCATGCCACCCAGTAAATTTGAGCGATCTGTCTGATAATGTAAGAGTGGAATATCTTCATGACAATACAGCTGACTCGATCCAGCCCATGGGTCAAGGTGTGGCCTCTACCTTCAAAGCTCATTACCTGAGAAGAACTTTTGAGCACATCCTAGAAGCAACAGATGGGGACGATACAGCTGAGATCAGGGAGTTTTGGAGAAAGTACAGCATCATGGATGCTGTGGACAACATTGCAATAGCTTGGGAGGAGCTCAGGCCAGCAACAATGAACGGCGTGTGGAAGAAGATTTGGCCCGAGTGTGTTCAGTTCCAGAGTGTTTCCCAAACAGACAACATTGCCCAGCTTCAACAGAATATCGTGACCCTTGCCAAGAGTGTGGCGCTCGGAGAGGTGGGAGAAGCTGACGTGGACCAGCTGCTGCTGTCCCACGAGGAGGGTCTCTCAAATGAGGAGCTGGTGCGGCTGGAGCAGGAACcggcaggagaggaggaggaggcaggtgaAGAGGCTGCACCTGCCCTGCGCCAACTAACCACACGGGAGCTGTCAGCAGCCTTCGCGCATTTCGAGGCCGGCTTGCAGGTCCTTACCGGTAACAGCCCTGATGATGCGTGGAACCTGAAAGTTTCGAGAGCAATCAACGACGCAATAAGCTGCTACAGGGACCTGTACAGTGAGAAGGAGCGGCGCTCAAAGCAGCTCTCCTAGGCGACCTCAGGGTGCGTGACCAGATGCAACAGGGTGACCTCCTGGGTGAGGCCCAGCCAAGCCTCTGCTTTCAGGTGTTTAACATCCCTGGAAACCCTGCTTCTGGTATTTTCATTTTGACACTTAAGAGCATCAATTTTggcattaaaattttacttaaatacaTGCTCTAAGAAGATTGAATGAAAGAAGATCCAGGaaaagttatttaaaacaaaCTACGAGGAGACTAGCCCTGGTAGACATTAAAACACACTATAAAACCTCTGTGATTGAATCAGGGAGGTAATTCAGGCCTGTAGAATacaatagaaagtccagaaatagatacaggtaggcttttttttttttaaatagtgcagGACAGCTGGttaaaatttggcaaaagataGTTAATTCATAACTCACagcatacacaagaataaacaaacCGATGAgggatctaaatgtaaaaattgaaaccatacaAGTACTACAAAACACATGGATGAATGTCTTTGACATGGGTGTTGGGGAAGATTTTCTAGGACTCAAAATCCAGAGGAGATTTAAGATTAATCAGTTTAACCATATGAAAAGGTAACAAAACGAAACTTTTCTATGAGGATAAAACACTACAAACAAGGTCAAAGGCAAATGACACACTGGAAGAAAATTTCTCACAGATAATGGGCTAATATCCCTGATATGTGAAGGACTGTTAAAGATTGAGAATACCAAAAATCCAATAGACAAGTGGGCAAAAGATAGAATTCATAAATGAGTAAATTGGATCTTGAAACATAAGCTTGACCTCActcgagaaatgcaaatgaaagctaCACAGATACCATTTCTCATCATTCAGATGGGCAGTAATCAAAAAGTGTGACTGCACATTCTCTTGGTGTGGCTGTGGCGTTACTGGCACCCTCATTCGCTGCTGGTGAGAGTGCAGGTTTGCACATCCCTTACCGAGGGGCATTGAACactaataaaaaatacatttcttttgatTTAGCAATCCCACTTTCAGGATTATACCCTAAAAATATActgacaacaaaagaaaatatatgtgcacGGATTATTTGTTGCAGCCTTGTTTGTAACTGCAAAAGCTACGGAACAGCCTGAAGAGTCTCAAGTGAAATAGTCAAATATAAAATGGTGCTTCCACACGGTGGAATGTAAGACAGTTGTAAATGATGATAGCTACCATAATAGTAGAATAAGGAAGAACTCAGCTGATGCGGAGTGGTTTCCAGGATAtattattaattgaaaaaaagcaACATGCAAGAGTAGAGTGTGCTACCTTTtgtggaagaaagggaaataaaatacacatgtatcttgtacaaaaagaaacacaggaaggAGAAGTCAGAGACTAAAGAGATTGgttatgggggttggggggagatgtAACTTTTGTACCTTTTGGGAAGTTCTGGTTGGGGAACCATGTTAATATATTGcacaaacaaaagtaaacaagggTAGGGAAATAAAACAGTGGAGTATATGAACGGAACCATATTGCGCATGAATTGCATATCCACAACGAAGGGGGAGAAACACCCAAGTAAATTTTAAACACCTTATTTTGACTATATGCCCTCAGACTAGAGAcaaaaaagaatctaaacaaaTATTAAACGCTTGTTAGTAGCCTTGTTTTTCACCAGCATAGGTGAGCAATGCCGAAGGTGCTTTGTGTGTACTCTAGGATGGAGCAAATAAGTATATTATGGATAATGGAGCCGGGTTTCTCACTGTCAAGCAAGGGAATTGCAAAtatgaaaaagggaaagaatgacTCTTGTGTTGTTTTGAAATTGGAAGTATCAGTGTAAACTCatggtttttaatatgtttatagaCCAATAAGGAAATGGACATGGGGTGCTATTTCCTACCCCAGCCATGAGCGTAACCAACGACCACATCTTGTTTCCTGAGTGCCATGCTCCACCAGAAGGTTCTGGGGCTCCTCAGAAACATGACTGGTTCCAGGGCTGGGACTGGGTAAATTACAGAATAAGCCTGGAACACCTTGCTATACTGGAAAGGAAGCAAGTGCCTAAAGAATGCCAGGAAcgtgtcaaaaggacacaggagacaGGGGGACCAAAGCATCTCCAGGAGTAGGACAGATGACACACTACagacacagcatcacttctgtgaaAATACCACCAAAAGTGCAAAGCCCAAATCCAATCAGAAAAACCCACACTGGAGGAAAGTCTTCAGAATAATTAGccagtgcttttctttttttttttttttttttaattaatttatttggctgcgttgggtctttgtcactgcacgcgggctttttctagtggcgagcgggggctcctcttccttgccgtgcgcgggcttctcattgtgggggcttctcttgttgcagagcaggggctctacgcacacaggcttcagttgttCTGCTGCCACAGTagcagcagttgtggctcgcaggctcagtagttgtggctcacgggctttagagcacaggctcagtagttgtggcgcacgggcttcgttgctccgtggcatgtgggagcttaccgaaccagggctcaaacccatgtcccctgcattggcaggcagactcttaaccactgcgccaccagggacgtccctagcCTGTGCTTTTCAATGTCAGTGTCATGAACCCTTCCAGATTAAAGGGTAAAACGACATGGCAACTGAATGGCAAAATGTGAATACGGTTTGTTGTAGGTTTTATGGTCCCAAATCAATGTCAACTCCTGATGTTATGACCACACTGCAGCCGTGTAAGGCAACGTCCTTGTTTGGGAGTAACACACGAGTTACTTAGAGGCAAAGGGGCAACTTAACTGCCAGATGGTTCACAAGAGTGTGGAGAAAGGATGAAGCAAATGGGGCAAGATGTTAACATTTATGGAATCCAGGAGATGGGCACCTGGGAGTGTTTCTGCAACACTTCTGTAAACCtgaatttgtcaaaattaaaaggttaaaagaaaGTACTCTTTCACACCTGAAGGGGGTGGTTGGAGGCCGCGTCCTCTGATGCCCACGTGCAGCCTTAGCTGTTTGAAGCTGGGGGTGCCAGCACCAGGCCCACGGACCCCCTCACACgcctccccaccctctgcccgTGCCCCCATCGAGCTCCCAGGTCTCCTCGGCCATAGGGCTGCTGCCTACCAGCCTGTCTGGAGGCAGCGGGATAAAGGCACCTTCTCAAGCACGTTCCTGATGTTTTCTTTGAGATCCTGGTCAAAACCAGGGCTCGTATCTCTAGAGAAATGTACATACACAGAGCTTTGAATGTAATTTGGGAGGGGGTGTAGGGTTCTCCTGAAGTCCAAGGGCCCTGTCAGTGGGTCCAGCTTGTGAAGACGCGAGAGGCTCCCAGGAGCTACACCTGGGACGTGCACTACTTACGGTGCGTTAACGAGACAGTCTTTCCACCGGGAGGGTTATGCAGAGAAGACGGAGCTTCTACTCACTGAGCATTCTCCGTGTGCCAGGCTGTGCCCGGTGCCTCCTGGCACCCAAACAGCCCCACCAGGGATGTGTTTTAGTGCCTCTTAGAGGGGTCAGCACACTGAGGCCTAGGCACGATGCCCAGATTACAGTCGACCCCGTTGGATGGGGAGGGCTGTGGGCTGTGACTAAACCTGTGTTTGATTCGTATGTCAAGCAAACCCTGCCCTGTCCCCAGTTCAGCACACACACCACGGTCTGGAGAACACAGATTTAGTGAGACGGGCTGCAGCCCATTACACAGCTCTCCTGGGAGGGCCTGCCCATGCTAACTGGTTCCTTGGTGGGTTCTTGCTACCATGAGGTGGACTCAGAAAGACCCACACATGATTCTGTTTAAAGAATTTGTCATCCAGAAGGGGGAGATGGGGCAGAGGTAATGGgggtagtttaaaaaaaacaaagccaacTTTGCCCAACAAATGGCAGTCCACTAACGTTTCCTGTGGACACAGTCATTGTAGCTGGAATGATGTGCTGATTACACGGTGAATTCGGGGATAGCCAACATCCCTATGACAGAAATGTGATGCTGCGGTGAGACGTGTGCAGATCTGGGGTGTAGCAGGAGGGCATTTAGCCTTTAACCCCCGCTCAACCCCAAGAAAGGGGTCCCGATGGGGGCCAGCCTCCCACTGTGCTCAGCACAGACGGAGGGGGTCGCCTAAAGCCAccggacagggcttccctggggtgcagaggggtgaggagggggtggCGCTGTCTTTACCCACCGCCCGCGTCGGCCCAACAGCTAGGTAAGCTGGCCTTTCTGCTGGCCGAGCCTCTGCTCGGGCTTGCCAGTCAAAGGTGATGGACGCCCAGCTGGCTGTATCCCCTGCCCACCGCCCACCGCCCGTGCGTCAATAGTCGAGCACAGTTCAGGgcggggaggaaggcaggaagaactGCGCAGCCGTGTCCTGAGACGCCCTCTTCCCACGGGCCTTCCCCTGGACGGCAGGGTCTCCCAAGGGTCCCCGCAAACGCAGCTACCCCACTGGATAGCTGGGGGTCAGTCCTGCATCCCGGGCTCCGTCTGCTGGAGCAAAGATTTCTGGTGCCTGACCTCAGGCCCCCAAACGGAAGGCCCCCGGTCGGGGTCTCCGAGGCCTCTACAGGCAGGCACCGTGGTGGCAGGATGCAGCTCCTCGGCACACTGGGTCCCGGGCCTACTGTCACCAGCCCTCTCACCTAACCCTGACCTCCCCCGGGGGCACAGTCCCTGCTCCATACCCGGAAGCAGGGCAGCCTCTTTGGGCgggacccccagccccccagcttgGAGCACCAGCGTAAGCTGGGCTGGGCCAAGGCAGGGGCGGCGGCTGGTCCCCCCAGAGGTGACAGCTAGATGGCCCCTTCCTTCCACGCTGTGTAGAAAAAGCCAGTAACCCTTGGACTGGCCCTCCAGAGGAGGACCCAGAGAGAGAACCCGggggggaggcaggggcagggccctTGGGAGATAGTTATGAACAGCCCCAGCCAGGGACAACCAGAGGTCCCCAGAGAGACaaggggccgggggagggagccTCCACGTAGAACCCAAAGCATCCACCGCAGATAAAACCCAGGCCAAGGCTGAGTGTGTGCAGCTGGTCTCCTCAGTCTTGTCGGCCACTCCCCGGAAGCCCTCCAGGATTTCCAGGGTGGCCCAGGCCCAGCAGCCTTGGTCCCAAGGGTGTGGGGGGCTCTTGGCCAAGGGGAGATGAGAAgaatccctcccccactcccctccccttacAGCTCTGCAGTTCGGGGAGGGGGTGCACATCCTGGCCCACACAGCAGCCGGAAAACAGCCAGGCATGGCTGCCCCAAGTCCCGGTAAGCGCTAGGGGATGATGGTCCTTGTGGTGCCCCACGAGGCCAGTCATCCCCCAGCGCTTACCATCATCCCCGAGGTGCTGGGGAGAGGTCCAGGGACTGTAGCCTAGGGTCTCCAGAGCACAAGAAACACCTTGACTTTGGCAACGACCGGCAGGGCGGGCCCCAGACAGGCCCACGAGGGATTCCGTAGCTCTAGGCGTCCACGTCTGGACCAGGCTCCTGGAAGAGTGACTGCTTCCGCAAGGTGAGGCGGGCACACCTAGGGCACGTGGTGGAATTGTCGTAGTAGCAGTCCCTGGGGGCGGGGAGACAGGGTCAGCCCGGGAAGGGGCACAGCTCTCTGCATGTAGACTTCTACCACCGAGGCTTCACAAGCTCCTTAAGTCAGGTCCCAGCATCCCTCCAGACGGACGGGGAAACTGAAGCGGAGTTTCTCCCAAAGGGTCAGTGCAGAGAGCTGCACCCAGGCGTGCCTGCCAGGCCCGCTGTCCCGTCCCTCTGTGCGGGCCCCTCCTAACGGCTCCACACCTACTGCCTGTCACCCTCTGACGGGGAGGATTCTGCTCAGAGCTCAGTGACCCCCGACCTGTCCCCACCGCCATGCAGAGCCCCCACTCAGGGCTCTGTGGAG
This region of Balaenoptera acutorostrata chromosome 19, mBalAcu1.1, whole genome shotgun sequence genomic DNA includes:
- the CENPBD1 gene encoding tigger transposable element-derived protein 1 — protein: MPGKRPRNATAIPSAKRERKAITLDVKLEVLRRFEVGEKLSQVAKALGLAVSTVATIRDNKEKIKASSQIATPLRASRLTRHRSAVMETMERLLRVWLEDQSQRNVPLSVAVIQEKAKSLFDDLQREQGESSQTAKFSASKGWFVRFKERHCLPHFKMNSTAPGKEDVYPEVLKSIIQEGEYTPQQVFNVDETGLYWKRMPERTFISVEEKAEPGFKSSKDRLMLLLGGNAAGDFKLKPLLVYHSENPKALEGYSKPNLPVIWRSNKKAWATRSIFHEWFTYFFCPAIEKYCAQNNLTNKALLILDNAPCHPVNLSDLSDNVRVEYLHDNTADSIQPMGQGVASTFKAHYLRRTFEHILEATDGDDTAEIREFWRKYSIMDAVDNIAIAWEELRPATMNGVWKKIWPECVQFQSVSQTDNIAQLQQNIVTLAKSVALGEVGEADVDQLLLSHEEGLSNEELVRLEQEPAGEEEEAGEEAAPALRQLTTRELSAAFAHFEAGLQVLTGNSPDDAWNLKVSRAINDAISCYRDLYSEKERRSKQLS